In Paracoccus sp. TOH, a single window of DNA contains:
- a CDS encoding phasin family protein, which produces MAKTPDFTKTLQEMLAKMPIDTSSVQDAFKSQTALGEKMARVALAAAERSTEISSQWAKDTIARLGELTASKEEPAEYAKAVSDFATSAAEAAAEHMAAFAEVAKKVQMDTVDLMLTAGKDLAADAQKAAEKATRETQAAVKKAAAAATTSASTVTKA; this is translated from the coding sequence ATGGCCAAGACCCCCGACTTCACCAAAACCCTGCAGGAAATGCTGGCGAAAATGCCGATCGACACCTCCTCTGTCCAGGACGCGTTCAAGTCGCAGACCGCGCTGGGCGAGAAGATGGCCCGGGTTGCCCTGGCTGCCGCCGAGCGTTCGACCGAGATTTCGTCGCAATGGGCGAAAGACACCATCGCCCGCCTGGGCGAGCTGACCGCCTCGAAGGAAGAGCCGGCCGAATACGCCAAGGCCGTGAGCGATTTCGCCACCTCCGCCGCGGAAGCCGCTGCCGAGCACATGGCCGCCTTCGCCGAAGTCGCCAAGAAAGTGCAGATGGACACCGTCGATCTGATGCTGACCGCCGGCAAGGACCTGGCCGCCGACGCCCAGAAAGCCGCCGAGAAGGCCACCCGCGAGACCCAGGCCGCGGTCAAGAAAGCCGCTGCCGCCGCGACGACCTCGGCCAGCACCGTGACCAAGGCCTGA